Proteins co-encoded in one Halococcoides cellulosivorans genomic window:
- a CDS encoding ATP-binding protein, with protein sequence MVERLREFRDPHQSDPASDGVLIDQLEEVEQRLLAFGRALGGDPNDVTDLPFTEEAALHSMPEPLYVRHDREMLNQITSWLLQDQHIGLISPYGTGKTAFREIVRRDLGNHDDFVVAFLDNPEQTTPRKLYATALEAAYDAGYRIDTSEFRQVRDGIPWVTEDTKAAVSAIVDMIRDDGGTLLLVIDEIEVLPEQLMSTIQVAGDTGVRLFLLGTPEGKRRLAELRGTLDSRLRYYEGIDPFDPKHVSEYIARSIAYFRGEEFDGTRPGLFTEDAIKDIQRRTDGVPREVRIECRELFTRAAFVWYRTGQDIDRIKITPELRHRRFGMGR encoded by the coding sequence CTGGTCGAGCGGTTACGGGAGTTCCGCGACCCACACCAGTCCGATCCAGCCAGCGACGGCGTCCTGATCGACCAACTCGAAGAGGTCGAACAGCGACTGCTGGCCTTCGGGCGCGCGCTCGGTGGCGACCCCAACGACGTGACTGACCTCCCCTTCACCGAGGAGGCGGCCCTCCACAGCATGCCCGAGCCACTGTACGTCCGTCACGACCGGGAGATGCTCAACCAGATCACGAGCTGGCTGCTTCAAGACCAGCACATCGGGTTGATCAGTCCCTACGGCACGGGCAAGACCGCGTTCCGCGAGATCGTCCGTCGTGATCTGGGCAATCACGACGACTTCGTCGTCGCCTTCCTGGACAATCCCGAACAGACCACGCCCCGAAAGCTGTACGCGACCGCGCTCGAAGCCGCCTACGACGCGGGCTATCGCATCGACACCAGTGAGTTCCGGCAGGTCCGAGACGGCATTCCGTGGGTGACCGAGGACACCAAAGCCGCCGTCAGCGCCATCGTCGACATGATCCGCGACGACGGCGGGACACTCCTGCTCGTCATCGACGAGATCGAAGTCCTGCCCGAACAGCTCATGTCGACGATCCAGGTCGCCGGCGACACCGGCGTTCGCCTGTTCTTGCTCGGGACGCCCGAGGGCAAGCGCCGCCTGGCGGAGTTGCGCGGCACGCTCGATTCACGATTGCGCTACTACGAGGGGATCGATCCGTTCGACCCGAAACACGTCTCGGAGTACATCGCGCGCTCGATCGCGTACTTCCGCGGCGAGGAGTTCGACGGCACGCGCCCGGGGCTGTTCACCGAGGACGCGATCAAAGACATCCAACGGCGGACCGACGGCGTCCCCCGCGAGGTCCGCATCGAGTGTCGCGAACTGTTCACGCGCGCGGCGTTCGTCTGGTATCGCACCGGCCAGGACATCGACCGCATCAAGATCACACCCGAACTCCGGCATCGGCGGTTCGGGATGGGCCGTTAG
- a CDS encoding KH domain-containing protein, whose product MQHVTIPQDRIGVLIGEGGETMREIESAAEVRLDIDSETGSVAVETVGDPVIGLKGPDVVKAIGRGFAPDQALELLADDLVMLDVIDVEAAARNDRDLRRIKGRLIGEDGRTRELMEDLSGANVRIYGSTLSVIGEPEQVDAVREATQMLIDGAPHGSVYAFLERRHNEMADPGIEYHQFTG is encoded by the coding sequence ATGCAGCACGTGACGATTCCGCAGGACCGAATCGGGGTGCTGATCGGTGAGGGCGGGGAGACGATGCGGGAGATCGAATCGGCCGCAGAGGTGCGACTCGATATCGACTCCGAGACCGGATCGGTCGCCGTCGAGACCGTCGGTGACCCGGTGATCGGGCTGAAAGGGCCAGACGTGGTCAAGGCCATCGGGCGCGGGTTCGCCCCCGATCAGGCGCTCGAACTGCTCGCTGACGACCTCGTCATGCTCGACGTGATCGACGTCGAGGCCGCAGCGCGCAACGACCGCGATTTGCGACGCATCAAGGGCCGACTCATCGGTGAGGACGGCCGCACCCGGGAGTTGATGGAGGACCTCAGCGGTGCGAACGTCCGGATCTACGGGTCGACGCTGTCGGTCATCGGTGAACCCGAGCAGGTCGACGCCGTCCGGGAGGCCACCCAGATGCTGATCGACGGTGCACCACACGGCTCGGTGTACGCCTTCCTGGAGCGGCGGCACAACGAGATGGCCGACCCCGGCATCGAGTACCACCAGTTCACCGGGTGA
- the hisH gene encoding imidazole glycerol phosphate synthase subunit HisH — MNRSRDVSIAIVDYGLGNLRSVKSGLERADATVAVVDDPGALSTADGVVLPGVGAFAEGMDNAGPYRDAIREVVETGTPLFGICLGMQMLLTGSEESTHAGQGDVEGLDLVPGQNRRFSTEMTVPHMGWNTLSVEREHPLLEGVDGEYAYFVHSYYADPDDDGAAVATTEYGERFASVVSDDSGQVFGTQFHPEKSGETGLRILRNFVELADPTR, encoded by the coding sequence ATGAACCGGTCTCGAGACGTTTCGATCGCGATCGTGGACTACGGGCTCGGAAACCTCAGGAGCGTCAAGAGCGGCCTCGAACGCGCCGACGCGACGGTGGCGGTCGTCGATGACCCTGGCGCGCTCTCGACGGCCGACGGCGTCGTCCTCCCGGGCGTGGGAGCGTTCGCGGAGGGCATGGACAACGCCGGGCCGTATCGCGACGCGATCCGCGAGGTCGTCGAGACGGGCACGCCACTCTTTGGCATCTGTCTGGGGATGCAGATGCTGCTGACGGGCAGCGAGGAGTCCACACACGCGGGCCAGGGCGACGTCGAAGGACTGGATCTGGTCCCGGGCCAGAACCGGCGGTTTTCGACCGAGATGACCGTCCCGCACATGGGCTGGAACACCCTCTCGGTCGAGCGCGAACACCCGCTGTTGGAGGGCGTCGACGGCGAGTACGCCTACTTCGTCCATTCGTACTACGCCGACCCCGACGACGACGGCGCGGCCGTCGCGACGACGGAGTACGGCGAGCGGTTCGCGAGCGTCGTCAGCGACGACTCGGGGCAGGTCTTCGGCACGCAGTTCCACCCCGAGAAATCCGGCGAGACGGGGCTGCGCATTCTCCGGAACTTCGTGGAGTTGGCCGATCCGACACGGTAA